One genomic region from Cardiocondyla obscurior isolate alpha-2009 linkage group LG19, Cobs3.1, whole genome shotgun sequence encodes:
- the Crif gene encoding large ribosomal subunit protein mL64 gives MSLKRICDFIIRRNVRFQCIVAERCFATESAKPKDEIVDITAADEKPMYPEIPDDPEFHKELAKKQNKSRLTEAHRNILMGVRPYEQPVEWYHKTVRYKRRMLGRYGLKSVDEPAGFAWPLLKEVKEYQDYERIAFPLSIQERWKKLEEEKRLKAEKIQAREAEITEKLAKMNQWTAELNAKIAKKEAELENARIRKEKIVEEVRKHFGFKISVHDEKFKTMMAQKEKEDKKKKKEAKKQAKLEKITKLAEKINDQSNEEQVTELKKPE, from the exons ATGAGTCTGAAACGGATCtgcgattttattattcggcGAAACGTGCGGTTTCAATGCATCGTGGCTGAGCGATGCTTTGCCACGGAGTCGGCGAAACCGAAGGATGAAATCGTTGATATAACTGCCGCTGACGAGAAGCCAATGTACCCCGAGATCCCAGACGATCCCGAGTTTCATAAAGAGCTtgctaaaaaacaaaataaatctcgGCTCACTGAGGCACACAGGAATATACTTATGGGTGTGCGTCCTTATGAACAGCCTGTAGAATGGTATCACAAGACGGTGAGATACAAGAGACGTATGCTAGGCAGGTATGGATTAAAGAGTGTCGACGAGCCAGCTGGATTTGCATGGCCTCTTTTAAAAGAAGTTAAGGAATATCAAGATTATGAGAGAATTGCCTTCCCATTGTCCATTCAAGAGAGATGGAAGAAGCTGGAGGAAGAGAAACGGTTAAAGGCTGAAAAGATTCAAGCaag GGAGGCTGAAATAACTGAGAAACTGGCAAAAATGAATCAATGGACAGCtgaattaaatgcaaaaattgcCAAGAAGGAAGCTGAGCTGGAGAATGCTAGAATACGTAAGGAAAAAATTGTAGAGGAGGTCAGAAAGCACTTTGGCTTCAAGATTTCTGTGCACGAtgagaaatttaaaacaatgatggcacaaaaagaaaaggaagataaaaagaaaaagaaggaagccAAGAAACAGGCAAAGTTggaaaaaattacgaaactAGCCGAAAAAATCAACGATCAGTCAAATGAAGAACAAGTTACCGAGTTGAAGAAACCTGAATAA
- the L(2)37cg gene encoding DNA-directed RNA polymerases I and III subunit RPAC2 codes for MEKRLSRLPGNQTETYGTFVFADEGHTLGNALVSVISEYPSVKICGHTVPHPAEKRVHLNIQTTGENVIDVLKRGLQDLEKMCDHTLETFDEAYEKYKASQDVPNTT; via the exons ATGGAGAAACGTCTTTCACGA CTGCCTGGAAATCAGACGGAGACGTACGGGACTTTCGTCTTCGCCGACGAGGGACACACGTTGGGAAACGCACTCGTTTCTGTAATAAGCGAATA TCCCAGCGTGAAAATATGTGGCCATACTGTACCTCATCCAGCCGAGAAGAGAGTGCACTTGAATATTCAAACAACCGGTGAAAACGTGATCGACGTGCTGAAACGAGGTCTCCAGGATCTTGAAAAAATGTGCGACCACACGCTAGAGACGTTCGACGAAGCCTATGAAAAGTACAAAGCTTCACAAGACGTCCCGAATACTACGTAA